The following proteins come from a genomic window of Pseudomonas sp. MAG733B:
- a CDS encoding XRE family transcriptional regulator — translation MASQAMKITLERIALFQFTPAHCAQARAMLGWSVEELSREASVSVDAIERFEAQQDVLDVTRLALAYRFESEGLVFFPGFAPGRGMNLRGSTPNPVGRTDFAMVE, via the coding sequence ATGGCCTCTCAAGCGATGAAAATCACCCTGGAACGTATCGCCCTTTTTCAATTCACCCCGGCCCACTGCGCCCAGGCCCGAGCGATGTTGGGTTGGAGCGTGGAAGAGTTGTCGCGGGAGGCTTCGGTTTCTGTTGACGCGATTGAGCGGTTCGAAGCGCAGCAGGATGTGCTGGATGTCACTCGGTTGGCGTTGGCGTATCGGTTTGAATCGGAAGGGTTGGTGTTTTTCCCGGGGTTTGCACCGGGTAGAGGGATGAACTTGAGAGGGTCTACGCCGAACCCGGTTGGGCGGACGGATTTTGCGATGGTTGAGTGA
- a CDS encoding XRE family transcriptional regulator, producing MNEIDDSGNCVYEALGIPDASDMRTKSEHVMKIGLMLESGQLSKTEAAQKLGLSVEELNEILRGKFRELSVEKISNYLDLLKTSAAD from the coding sequence ATGAATGAGATCGACGATAGTGGCAACTGCGTTTATGAAGCACTGGGTATTCCAGATGCCAGTGATATGCGGACCAAATCTGAACATGTGATGAAGATTGGCCTAATGCTGGAAAGCGGTCAGCTGAGTAAAACTGAGGCGGCGCAGAAGCTTGGATTGTCTGTCGAAGAACTGAACGAAATACTTCGAGGAAAGTTTCGTGAGCTGAGCGTGGAAAAGATCTCGAATTACCTCGACCTGCTAAAAACGAGCGCAGCAGACTGA